From Trichoplusia ni isolate ovarian cell line Hi5 chromosome 20, tn1, whole genome shotgun sequence, a single genomic window includes:
- the LOC113503807 gene encoding mediator of RNA polymerase II transcription subunit 15-like isoform X1 gives MYYFLQVFVLVLVALHAAHARITRQRNNQTSKRELLEGNFGDRKALLSKYAAVSVPGIQYAENINDELADQSPAQQIFGARLPQIAKISDVLTGQGPPFEVAVANHLYAPVSVYQARLSSPTTFEIPSPAASQLAYPHPKSYKPRKHAQEQKPAVLPPREAEQLRYQVNVPVYAVKQPRFRFETYPRPFSHVMHRLQQINSQNPYQQQPAPQPYPAYDDIGPNRFAGPAIPSQYAQPQGLIQLVPYDSGYDYVDMADKALASDESREELKPEATERPKLQAELPQPKKGYRAHPNGAISFASFTQGLPPKPHLKVSKPQPVEASVQQTDQSSPIQSYQHQEQQEAKESLHYPPIFEQYIRQLQKYQPYQQEVTIQAAPQSSPQLMTYNVPIRQQPRNLNPLRQQLLIESPHQVLQTLEFQRIPAFKPLPQTQLRPESHYPSTTASPTTQKSVPQFESVPQVKQFIYHGQPTQNQAQFTQPIVPVVPHRHLTPLPPLKPNYSQSVKPLVYQTPPAFLPTPVQPLATATPKLSFNDQIISSTTTRPTVNDEAVYEDEEQKEEIAPQQNGTPKSLEPEITYQSQPTALPLEPVSVTVQPTTYRPSTSNEPRSDNEQHTTPQPQYHSTENPQPTLTPPRHEVIIQRQELQELILEPTPQPVSAHIYSHPRQQPNSGNQHEHEVYQIQSQPLRNDLEQLQPQLYQQIIQELRSQENQRGARQREESLESLRQQLESQLYQNQQRSQPVPQQYQAQQLQIQLQKEQTQSQQEQGDVEAKEYEQNTQLEPQNALHQPFSASQSSDKPQKKPEPQGDDQQKTVPHTAESEEQKEPPHTPAEPKPVAANGDESFLGSNYPLFQQIYRQPHELVVHPEYGSPVGISGLPDVQFFGKYAESLFSGLQH, from the exons ATGTATTATTTCCTCCAGGTATTTGTGTTGGTGTTGGTGGCGCTCCATGCTGCCCACGCCAGGATCACGCGCCAGAGGAACAACCAGACGAGCAAGAGAGAACTGCTGGAGGGGAACTTTGGAGATCGGAAGGCACTACTCTCTAAATATG CGGCCGTCTCGGTACCAGGCATCCAGTACGCTGAAAACATCAACGACGAGCTCGCAGACCAGTCGCCAGCACAA CAAATTTTTGGAGCTCGGCTGCCCCAAATCGCCAAGATATCGGACGTGCTGACGGGGCAGGGTCCCCCCTTCGAGGTGGCCGTCGCCAACCACCTCTATGCTCCGGTTTCGGTGTATCAAGCAAGG CTCTCATCACCAACAACATTCGAGATACCTTCACCAGCCGCTTCTCAATTAGCATACCCACATCCTAAGTCATACAAACCGCGCAAGCACGCACAGGAACAGAAACCGGCGGTACTTCCACCAAGAGAGGCTGAACAACTGCGGTACCAAGTTAACGTACCAGTATACGCCGTGAAACAACCACGATTCCGTTTCGAAACTTACCCCCGCCCATTCTCCCATGTCATGCATAGACTGCAGCAGATTAACTCACAGAACCCGTACCAGCAGCAACCAGCCCCACAACCGTACCCAGCGTATGACGACATCGGACCCAACAGATTTGCCGGCCCTGCCATACCATCGCAGTACGCACAGCCACAAGGACTCATACAGTTAGTCCCATACGACTCGGGATATGATTACGTTGATATGGCGGATAAGGCACTGGCCAGTGATGAAAGTCGCGAAGAATTGAAGCCCGAAGCTACTGAGAGACCAAAACTGCAGGCTGAATTACCCCAGCCCAAAAAG ggttATCGTGCTCACCCCAACGGAGCCATCAGTTTTGCAAGTTTCACTCAAGGACTCCCTCCGAAACCTCATTTAAAAGTCTCTAAACCACAACCTGTTGAAGCTTCGGTTCAACAAACAGACCAGTCGAGTCCGATACAGTCTTACCAACACCAAGAACAACAAGAAGCTAAGGAAAGCCTACATTACCCGCCGATATTTGAACAATACATTCGTCAACTTCAGAAATATCAGCCATATCAACAAGAAGTGACTATCCAAGCTGCTCCTCAGTCGTCACCGCAGTTAATGACATACAACGTACCCATCCGACAACAGCCAAGGAACTTGAACCCGCTACGCCAACAATTGCTTATTGAAAGCCCTCACCAAGTACTGCAAACTCTTGAATTCCAGCGTATACCAGCTTTTAAACCCCTGCCTCAGACACAACTACGGCCTGAATCTCATTATCCATCAACAACAGCGTCACCAACAACTCAAAAATCAGTGCCCCAATTTGAATCGGTGCCGCAAGTCAAACAATTTATCTATCACGGACAACCAACACAAAATCAAGCACAATTTACTCAACCCATTGTACCAGTTGTACCACACCGTCACTTGACCCCGTTGCCACCATTAAAGCCTAACTATAGCCAATCGGTCAAACCATTAGTATATCAAACTCCACCAGCATTCTTACCTACACCGGTACAACCACTAGCCACTGCAACACCAAAACTTTCGTTTAATGATCAGATTATATCATCAACAACTACCCGCCCTACTGTTAACGACGAAGCCGTTTATGAAGATGAAGAGCAAAAGGAAGAAATAGCACCACAACAAAATGGAACACCTAAATCATTAGAACCTGAAATAACATATCAATCACAGCCCACTGCACTTCCTCTAGAACCAGTCTCCGTAACAGTACAGCCAACAACTTATCGGCCTTCTACTTCGAATGAACCGCGTTCTGATAATGAACAGCACACAACACCGCAACCTCAATATCATTCTACAGAGAATCCACAACCCACACTAACGCCACCGCGACATGAAGTTATTATTCAACGTCAAGAGCTTCAAGAATTAATTCTCGAGCCGACTCCACAACCTGTGAGTGCTCATATCTATAGTCACCCACGCCAGCAGCCAAACTCAGGCAATCAACATGAACATGAAGTGTATCAGATACAGTCCCAACCACTTCGCAATGATCTAGAACAATTACAACCTCAGTTATATCAGCAAATTATCCAAGAACTACGATCTCAGGAAAATCAACGAGGTGCCAGGCAAAGGGAAGAAAGCTTAGAATCTTTGAGGCAACAGCTCGAATCTCAGCTGTATCAGAACCAACAGCGCTCTCAGCCAGTACCACAACAATATCAGGCTCAGCAGTTGCAAATACAACTACAAAAAGAGCAAACCCAATCTCAACAAGAGCAAGGAGATGTAGAGGCTAAAGAATATgaacaaaatacacaattagAGCCACAAAATGCTCTCCATCAACCATTCTCTGCCTCGCAGTCGTCTGATAAGCCTCAGAAGAAACCAGAGCCGCAGGGTGATGACCAACAGAAAACCGTTCCGCACACAGCTGAATCCGAAGAACAAAAAGAACCTCCACACACACCGGCGGAACCCAAACCTGTCGCTGCTAACGGTGATGAATCATTTCTAGGTTCAAACTATCCTCTTTTCCAACAAATCTATAGGCAGCCGCATGAGCTGGTCGTCCACCCGGAGTACGGATCCCCTGTGGGTATCTCTGGGCTACCTGATGTACAATTTTTTGGGAAATATGCCGAATCATTATTTAGTGGACTTCAACATTGA
- the LOC113503807 gene encoding mediator of RNA polymerase II transcription subunit 15-like isoform X2, translating into MKLPVFVLVLVALHAAHARITRQRNNQTSKRELLEGNFGDRKALLSKYAAVSVPGIQYAENINDELADQSPAQQIFGARLPQIAKISDVLTGQGPPFEVAVANHLYAPVSVYQARLSSPTTFEIPSPAASQLAYPHPKSYKPRKHAQEQKPAVLPPREAEQLRYQVNVPVYAVKQPRFRFETYPRPFSHVMHRLQQINSQNPYQQQPAPQPYPAYDDIGPNRFAGPAIPSQYAQPQGLIQLVPYDSGYDYVDMADKALASDESREELKPEATERPKLQAELPQPKKGYRAHPNGAISFASFTQGLPPKPHLKVSKPQPVEASVQQTDQSSPIQSYQHQEQQEAKESLHYPPIFEQYIRQLQKYQPYQQEVTIQAAPQSSPQLMTYNVPIRQQPRNLNPLRQQLLIESPHQVLQTLEFQRIPAFKPLPQTQLRPESHYPSTTASPTTQKSVPQFESVPQVKQFIYHGQPTQNQAQFTQPIVPVVPHRHLTPLPPLKPNYSQSVKPLVYQTPPAFLPTPVQPLATATPKLSFNDQIISSTTTRPTVNDEAVYEDEEQKEEIAPQQNGTPKSLEPEITYQSQPTALPLEPVSVTVQPTTYRPSTSNEPRSDNEQHTTPQPQYHSTENPQPTLTPPRHEVIIQRQELQELILEPTPQPVSAHIYSHPRQQPNSGNQHEHEVYQIQSQPLRNDLEQLQPQLYQQIIQELRSQENQRGARQREESLESLRQQLESQLYQNQQRSQPVPQQYQAQQLQIQLQKEQTQSQQEQGDVEAKEYEQNTQLEPQNALHQPFSASQSSDKPQKKPEPQGDDQQKTVPHTAESEEQKEPPHTPAEPKPVAANGDESFLGSNYPLFQQIYRQPHELVVHPEYGSPVGISGLPDVQFFGKYAESLFSGLQH; encoded by the exons ATGAAGCTGCCG GTATTTGTGTTGGTGTTGGTGGCGCTCCATGCTGCCCACGCCAGGATCACGCGCCAGAGGAACAACCAGACGAGCAAGAGAGAACTGCTGGAGGGGAACTTTGGAGATCGGAAGGCACTACTCTCTAAATATG CGGCCGTCTCGGTACCAGGCATCCAGTACGCTGAAAACATCAACGACGAGCTCGCAGACCAGTCGCCAGCACAA CAAATTTTTGGAGCTCGGCTGCCCCAAATCGCCAAGATATCGGACGTGCTGACGGGGCAGGGTCCCCCCTTCGAGGTGGCCGTCGCCAACCACCTCTATGCTCCGGTTTCGGTGTATCAAGCAAGG CTCTCATCACCAACAACATTCGAGATACCTTCACCAGCCGCTTCTCAATTAGCATACCCACATCCTAAGTCATACAAACCGCGCAAGCACGCACAGGAACAGAAACCGGCGGTACTTCCACCAAGAGAGGCTGAACAACTGCGGTACCAAGTTAACGTACCAGTATACGCCGTGAAACAACCACGATTCCGTTTCGAAACTTACCCCCGCCCATTCTCCCATGTCATGCATAGACTGCAGCAGATTAACTCACAGAACCCGTACCAGCAGCAACCAGCCCCACAACCGTACCCAGCGTATGACGACATCGGACCCAACAGATTTGCCGGCCCTGCCATACCATCGCAGTACGCACAGCCACAAGGACTCATACAGTTAGTCCCATACGACTCGGGATATGATTACGTTGATATGGCGGATAAGGCACTGGCCAGTGATGAAAGTCGCGAAGAATTGAAGCCCGAAGCTACTGAGAGACCAAAACTGCAGGCTGAATTACCCCAGCCCAAAAAG ggttATCGTGCTCACCCCAACGGAGCCATCAGTTTTGCAAGTTTCACTCAAGGACTCCCTCCGAAACCTCATTTAAAAGTCTCTAAACCACAACCTGTTGAAGCTTCGGTTCAACAAACAGACCAGTCGAGTCCGATACAGTCTTACCAACACCAAGAACAACAAGAAGCTAAGGAAAGCCTACATTACCCGCCGATATTTGAACAATACATTCGTCAACTTCAGAAATATCAGCCATATCAACAAGAAGTGACTATCCAAGCTGCTCCTCAGTCGTCACCGCAGTTAATGACATACAACGTACCCATCCGACAACAGCCAAGGAACTTGAACCCGCTACGCCAACAATTGCTTATTGAAAGCCCTCACCAAGTACTGCAAACTCTTGAATTCCAGCGTATACCAGCTTTTAAACCCCTGCCTCAGACACAACTACGGCCTGAATCTCATTATCCATCAACAACAGCGTCACCAACAACTCAAAAATCAGTGCCCCAATTTGAATCGGTGCCGCAAGTCAAACAATTTATCTATCACGGACAACCAACACAAAATCAAGCACAATTTACTCAACCCATTGTACCAGTTGTACCACACCGTCACTTGACCCCGTTGCCACCATTAAAGCCTAACTATAGCCAATCGGTCAAACCATTAGTATATCAAACTCCACCAGCATTCTTACCTACACCGGTACAACCACTAGCCACTGCAACACCAAAACTTTCGTTTAATGATCAGATTATATCATCAACAACTACCCGCCCTACTGTTAACGACGAAGCCGTTTATGAAGATGAAGAGCAAAAGGAAGAAATAGCACCACAACAAAATGGAACACCTAAATCATTAGAACCTGAAATAACATATCAATCACAGCCCACTGCACTTCCTCTAGAACCAGTCTCCGTAACAGTACAGCCAACAACTTATCGGCCTTCTACTTCGAATGAACCGCGTTCTGATAATGAACAGCACACAACACCGCAACCTCAATATCATTCTACAGAGAATCCACAACCCACACTAACGCCACCGCGACATGAAGTTATTATTCAACGTCAAGAGCTTCAAGAATTAATTCTCGAGCCGACTCCACAACCTGTGAGTGCTCATATCTATAGTCACCCACGCCAGCAGCCAAACTCAGGCAATCAACATGAACATGAAGTGTATCAGATACAGTCCCAACCACTTCGCAATGATCTAGAACAATTACAACCTCAGTTATATCAGCAAATTATCCAAGAACTACGATCTCAGGAAAATCAACGAGGTGCCAGGCAAAGGGAAGAAAGCTTAGAATCTTTGAGGCAACAGCTCGAATCTCAGCTGTATCAGAACCAACAGCGCTCTCAGCCAGTACCACAACAATATCAGGCTCAGCAGTTGCAAATACAACTACAAAAAGAGCAAACCCAATCTCAACAAGAGCAAGGAGATGTAGAGGCTAAAGAATATgaacaaaatacacaattagAGCCACAAAATGCTCTCCATCAACCATTCTCTGCCTCGCAGTCGTCTGATAAGCCTCAGAAGAAACCAGAGCCGCAGGGTGATGACCAACAGAAAACCGTTCCGCACACAGCTGAATCCGAAGAACAAAAAGAACCTCCACACACACCGGCGGAACCCAAACCTGTCGCTGCTAACGGTGATGAATCATTTCTAGGTTCAAACTATCCTCTTTTCCAACAAATCTATAGGCAGCCGCATGAGCTGGTCGTCCACCCGGAGTACGGATCCCCTGTGGGTATCTCTGGGCTACCTGATGTACAATTTTTTGGGAAATATGCCGAATCATTATTTAGTGGACTTCAACATTGA